One segment of Brassica napus cultivar Da-Ae chromosome C3, Da-Ae, whole genome shotgun sequence DNA contains the following:
- the LOC111203865 gene encoding uncharacterized protein LOC111203865, which yields MEVLCICGQWISKEYLQWEFLVDLKRNASIISIEEDLLYEDLMKIVSEDFSVKEEEISLSYGVSLDMKCIIESFPPLSIGNTRQLRTFISKTRAFDGTCRLCVKVSTDPASCNTQASDTFASTVPLNANPVIFSTVQREKQSLLYEGVSTVPLNALLDFSPVHIRLSPTTRGAGDIKVNSYFKTKRELMLRMKKWALEWKFEYKTVSSNKSRVLLSCVDENCTWRMRATKLPLSDFFVVKKYVHEHTCDTTHRKANHRQASAKLLGSLICSNYGEKKEGLKPKQIIEQVRMLHGVHINYKQAWRVREEAQILVRGTPEDSYYNLSRWLYKITETNPGSLTYQHVDAAGKFKYAFVAFGPSIRGFSLMRRVIAVDGTFLKGKFNGTLLAACAQDGNYHLYPLAFAVVDAENGASWKWFFRGLSQKIPDASDLVFVSDRANSISSALEDVYPLSHHGICRIHLLRNITPTYAKTGLLPLVESAADAYTCHEFWLIFKDIKDKCPELAKYLEDSDFRKWARSYAPANRYNIMTTNIAESLNSMLRMPRELPIISLLETIRLTMTTWFFERREAAAKHKHLVTPKVVQKLVSRLGAAMLLNVYQVDRSEFEVKNETMKFVVDLEKRHCTCNVFDIDKIPCIHAIAAAKHIKRDENLFVDASHLTETWAKAYAESIHPGGELSTSTYPENIDELSCPPPATKKKSGRPPTKRKRSVGEFGVPGSKSQSHKCSRCGTGGHNKSTCERPIG from the exons ATGGAAGTTTTGTGCATCTGTGGACAATGGATCTCAAAAGAATATCTCCAGTGGGAGTTTCTTGTTGATTTAAAGAGGAATGCATCAATCATTTCCATTGAAGAAGATCTACTGTATGAAGATTTGATGAAGATTGTATCTGAAGATTTTAGTGTTAAAGAGGAAGAGATCAGTTTGAGTTATGGTGTTTCATTGGATATGAAATGTATTATTGAAAGTTTCCCCCCACTCTCGATAGGTAATACTCGTCAGCTCAGAACTTTCATTTCCAAGACTAGAGCATTTGATGGAACCTGTCGTTTGTGTGTTAag GTTAGTACTGATCCAGCTAGCTGTAACACtcaagcttctgatacatttgcttctaCTGTTCCATTGAATGCCAATCCAGTGATTTTTTCTACTGTGCAGAGAGAAAAACAG AGTCTTCTATATGAAGGTGTTTCTACAGTTCCTCTGAATGCTCTTCTGGATTTTAGCCCTGTCCATATTAGACTTTCACCAACCACGAGAGGAGCTGGCGATATTAAGGTGAATAGCTATTTTAAGACAAAGAGAGAGTtgatgttgaggatgaagaaatgggcTTTAGAGTGGAAGTTTGAGTACAAGACTGTCTCTTCTAACAAGTCAAGAGTGCTTTTGAGTTGTGTTGATGAAAATTGCACGTGGAGGATGCGTGCTACCAAGCTacctctttcagattttttcgttGTTAAAAAGTATGTTCATGAGCATACATGCGATACAACACACAGGAAAGCCAACCACAGACAAGCATCTGCAAAGTTGTTGGGTTCTTTGATTTGCAGCAATTATGGAGAAAAAAAGGAAGGTCTCAAACCGAAACAGATCATTGAACAGGTCAGGATGCTGCATGGTGTTCACATCAATTACAAACAAGCTTGGAGAGTGAGAGAAGAAGCTCAGATTTTGGTTAGAGGGACTCCTGAAGACAGCTATTACAATTTGTCTAGGTGGTTGTATAAAATCACAGAAACAAACCCTGGTTCCTTGACTTATCAACATGTGGATGCTGCAGGAAAGTTCAAGTATGCATTTGTGGCTTTTGGTCCTTCGATAAGGGGATTCTCATTGATGAGGAGAGTTATTGCAGTAGATGGTACATTTCTGAAGGGAAAATTCAATGGGACTTTATTGGCAGCTTGTGCTCAAGATGGGAATTATCATCTATATCCTCTCGCCTTTGCAGTGGTTGACGCAGAAAATGGCGCCTCTTGGAAATGGTTCTTTAGAGGTTTGAGCCAGAAGATCCCGGACGCTTCGGATCTTGTTTTTGTATCAGACAGGGCTAACTCCATTTCTTCAGCGTTGGAGGATGTATATCCCTTATCTCACCATGGAATTTGCAGGATCCATCTGCTCCGCAACATCACTCCTACATATGCGAAGACTGGGTTGCTACCTCTGGTGGAAAGCGCTGCTGATGCCTATACGTGTCACGAGTTCTGGTTAATCTTCAAGGACATAAAGGATAAATGTCCTGAATTGGCTAAGTATCTGGAAGATTCTGATTTTAGGAAGTGGGCACGAAGCTATGCGCCTGCGAACAGGTATAATATCATGACTACCAACATTGCAGAGTCTCTCAATTCTATGTTGAGGATGCCTCGTGAGTTGCCCATTATCTCTCTCCTTGAAACTATCAGATTGACGATGACCACTTGGTTTTTTGAGCGACGCGAAGCGGCTGCGAAACATAAGCACCTGGTTACTCCAAAAGTTGTGCAGAAATTGGTATCTAGGTTAGGGGCCGCAATGTTGTTGAATGTGTATCAAGTTGATCGAAGCGAGTTTGAGGTGAAGAATGAAACAATGAAGTTTGTTGTTGACTTGGAGAAGCGGCATTGCACATGTAATGTTTTCGACATTGACAAGATCCCCTGCATCCATGCCATCGCTGCTGCTAAGCATATCAAGAGAGATGAAAACCTTTTTGTTGATGCTTCTCACTTGACAGAAACCTGGGCTAAAGCTTATGCTGAAAGCATACATCCTGGTGGAGAGTTGTCAACGTCCACCTATCCAGAGAATATTGATGAACTGTCTTGCCCACCTCCagctaccaaaaagaaaagtggACGCCCTcctacaaagagaaagagatccgtTGGCGAGTTTGGGGTTCCTGGATCTAAATCTCAGTCCCACAAGTGCAGCAGATGTGGCACAGGAGGGCACAACAAGAGCACATGCGAGAGGCCTATAGGATGa
- the LOC125583464 gene encoding uncharacterized protein LOC125583464: MPVTPEVILPIDPFVTPEFPRFSRLAHWMDLRGIYRVPFYINGREIEKEFFQKMDDAEKNLNKEHINVAFEMLNCKRVEQGAWFRNNNLPAACFVPVRFLEVVGYAYESVRKPHKKKQTLLEGCVGELVKGLIHPKKVWLEDVDVIYGVIEDKLSYHYIGVEIQLIDNTITLFHCGLPKANIKRALNQIQELAGKNSL; this comes from the exons ATGCCTGTAACACCTGAGGTAATCCTTCCAATTGATCCATTTGTGACACCTGAATTTCCTCGGTTTTCAAGGCTTGCACACTGGATGGATCTACGGGGCATATATCGTGT ACCGTTTTATATCAATGGAAGAGAAATTGAAAAAGAGTTCTTTCAAaaaatggacgatgcagaaaaGAATCTCAACAAAGAG CACATAAATGTTGCATTTGAAATGCTAAATTGTAAGAGGGTTGAGCAAGGTGCTTGGTTCCGCAACAACAATCTTCCAGCAGCATGCTTTGTACCAGTCAGATTcttagaagtggttgggtacgcTTATGAATCTGTCAGGAAGCcacataagaaaaaacaaacgtTATTGGAGGGCTGTGTAGGCGAACTTGTGAAAGGTTTAATACATCCAAAGAAGGTATGGCTGGAAGATGTTGATGTTATATATGGTGTCATTGAAGATAAGTTGAGCTATCACTATATTGGGGTGGAGATACAATTGATTGATAACACAATCACACTCTTCCATTGTGGTCTTCCAAAAGCAAATATCAAACGTGCTCTTAATCAAATCCAAGAACTGGCAGGTAAAAACTCTTtgtga
- the LOC111203866 gene encoding probable polygalacturonase At3g15720 produces the protein MIFFLLGDDCIAINTGSSDINITSVDCGPGHGISIGSLGEGGATETVENVHVQHCTFTGAENAARIKTWPGSAVKVSDVTFRYFRGTCAQPIAINLDCDKIGCGNIVLEHINITSSSPQTSPSAICRFADVTSSFVNIDMKCVNHADLQGPSPSPELPSQYDQPHAQLPQTSAPHAQARPFLSFL, from the exons atgatttTCTTCCTATTAGGTGATGATTGTATTGCGATTAATACTGGTTCGTCCGATATCAACATAACCAGTGTGGACTGTGGTCCAGGCCATGGCATAAG TATAGGGAGTTTGGGGGAAGGAGGTGCCACTGAAACGGTAGAAAACGTACATGTACAACATTGCACCTTCACTGGCGCTGAGAATGCCGCAAGAATCAAGACTTGGCCG GGAAGTGCTGTGAAAGTGAGCGATGTAACTTTTAGATACTTCAGAGGGACATGTGCGCAACCCATTGCAATAAATCTAGATTGTGATAAAATAGGTTGTGGTAACATCGTGTTGGAACACATCAACATCACTTCTTCATCTCCACAAACAAGTCCCAGCGCAATTTGCCGTTTCGCAGATGTGACTAGCAGCTTTGTCAACATTGATATGAAGTGTGTTAATCATGCAGATCTTCAAGGTCCATCACCGAGTCCGGAACTTCCATCACAGTATGATCAACCTCATGCACAGCTTCCTCAAACTTCTGCTCCGCATGCTCAAGCTCGACCGTTCTTATCTTTTCTATAA
- the LOC111204805 gene encoding uncharacterized protein LOC111204805, which produces MTYPWGKEAYIVLLKSIQNAVANHLENKSKFELQGYPLVFLLWILESIPLLRNKFSKCVPTVEVPGPTYLCEKYTDVENPSLDRVLQVEADTKLKVHCILPSIPHDPEDDISIEDKYSDELETLKDVTKKGYKLTADDWENRCVDTFETLDALIQMMANKETGQASTPIDEDSVNEKVNRIIEVMEENLKSMKDRMSLLEEENMHLRARVSELEGNNNVFPTNVTQQRSSGTPLSPMSHTQPSSETPLSPMSQQPNLTHEETMIESAASPKSQQNEDYTQPSSETPLSPMSQQPNLTHEETMNESDDDTPALDTQVFSPNLTKEKETSESPAERPSNPNQDGKPDDEIVREKLTRESPAAQSQVS; this is translated from the exons ATGACATATCCATGGGGGAAAGAGGCTTACATTGTGCTCCTGAAGTCAATTCAAAACGCTGTCGCGAATCATTTGGAGAATAAATCCAAATTTGagttgcaaggttatcctctagTATTCCTTCTTTGGATACTAGAGTCGATTCCTTTGCTAAGGAATAAGTTCAGTAAGTGTGTACCAACAGTTGAGGTTCCTGGGCCGACTTACTTGTGTGAAAAATACACTGACGTAGAGAATCCATCACTTGATAGGGTTTTACAGGTTGAAGCTGATACAAAG CTGAAGGTCCATTGCATACTACCTTCTATTCCTCATGATCCAGAAGATGATATCTCCATTGAAGACAAATATAGTGACGAGCTGGAAACACTGAAAGATGTAACAAAGAAAGGGTACAAGCTTACAGCTGATGACTGGGAAAATAGGTGTGTAGACACATTTGAAACATTGGATGCTCTTATTCAAATGATGGCAAATAAGGAGACTGGCCAAGCTTCTACTCCGATTGATGAGGATTCAGtaaatgaaaaagtgaacaggatCATTGAGGTAATGGAGGAGAATCTGAAGAGCATGAAGGATCGAATGTCATTACTGGAAGAAGAAAACATGCATCTTAGAGCCCGTGTGTCAGAGTTGGAAGGAAACAACAATGTTTTTCCCACTAACGTGACACAACAG CGATCCAGTGGgacacctttatctccaatgtctcacacgcaaccatcgagtgagacgcctttatctccaatgtctcaacagcctaatttgacacatgag GAGACAATGATTGAATCAGCTGCATCTCCAAAGTCTCAACAAAATGAG GATTACACGCAACCATCGAGTGAGacgcctttatctccaatgtctcaacagcctaatttgacacatgag GAGACAATGAATGAATCAGATGATGACACTCCTGCCCTTGATACTCAAGTATTCTCTCCTAATCTGACaaaagag AAAGAAACAAGTGAGTCACCTGCTGAGAGGCCATCCAATCCTAATCAAGATGGAAAACCAGATGATGAG attgtgaGAGAGAAATTAACAAGGGAGTCACCTGCTGCTCAGAGTCAAGTTTCGTAG
- the LOC111204129 gene encoding uncharacterized protein LOC111204129, producing the protein MMDKVEVFYNNGWSSGQISMVLGDNTYSVCLYTSMETILFKHSDLRIHREWKDGVWKMADKVKPDKKRKAAASSQNSGMDNVFLRRSERVPKRSRDTKTPFKSERNPALTVIHEIIPAVDPFSTPAEHKLSRLQNWMTLKPGMHETSLSINDNKIRKSFFQSMENAKKDLKKEHIDGAFAMLNCRRNENAAWFHNYKIPKACFLPMEFLHCLLSHDLAYKKEKVKGKKIFNDLFKDIVRGKVYPEKTWGEDVDVVYGITLGKKSNVWIGMEIHLKKKRITVYDCFQKESNSIDIPQVKKLAVLISDLLVESSGDEVDKVKMIPFEVEQAQGLPKTKHPFNCGIFLVKILECQSLKIGDMTKINDDNALELRRTLSCEIFNQFVDESFGK; encoded by the exons ATGATGGATAAGGTAGAAGTCTTTTACAACAATGGCTGGAGCAGCGGACAAATTAGCATGGTACTTGGTGATAACACATACTCGGTGTGTCTCTATACTTCTATGGAAACTATTCTATTCAAACATTCAGATTTGCGAATTCATAGAGAATGGAAAGATGGAGTCTGGAAGATGGCAGATAAG GTGAAGCCTGATAAGAAAAGGAAAGCTGCTGCCTCATCACAAAATTCAGGAATGgataatgttttcctaagaagGAGCGAGAGGGTGCCTAAACGATCTAGAGACACAAAAACTCCATTCAAGTCTGAAAGAAATCCGGCTTTAACTGTAATACATGAGATTATACCTGCAGTTGATCCGTTTTCAACTCCTGCGGAACATAAGCTTTCAAGGCTTCAAAATTGGATGACATTAAAGCCCGGCATGCATGAAAC GTCCCTATCAATCAATGATAATAAGATAAGGAAATCTTTCTTTCAAAGCATGGAAAATGCAAAAAAGGACCTTAAGAAAGAG cacatTGATGGAGCCTTTGCAATGCTAAATTGCAGAAGAAATGAGAATGCTGCTTGGTTCCACAACTACAAGATTCCAAAGGCGTGCTTCCTACCTATGGAGTTCTTGCATTGCTTGCTCTCTCATGATTTGGCttacaagaaagaaaaggtcaaaggtaaaaagattttcaacgatttatttaaagatattgtAAGAGGGAAGGTATATCCAGAGAAGACATGGGGAGAAGATGTTGATGTTGTGTATGGGATTACTCTTGGAAAAAAAAGCAATGTCTGGATTGGGATGGAAattcatttgaagaagaaaagaatcacaGTATATGATTGTTTTCAAAAGGAAAGCAACAGCATTGATATTCCTCAAGTGAAAAAGTTGGCAG TGTTGATTTCTGATCTGCTGGTGGAATCTTCTGGTGATGAGGTAGATAAAGTGAAGATGATTCCATTTGAGGTTGAGCAGGCACAAGGTTTACCCAAGACAAAACATCCTTTCAACTGTGGGATATTTCTTGTCAAGATTCTGGAGTGCCAGTCATTGAAGATAGGAGACATGACAAAGATTAATGATGACAATGCATTGGAGCTAAGGAGAACCTTGTCTTGTGAGATCTTCAACCAATTTGTGGATGAGAGCTTTGGGAAATGA
- the LOC125583298 gene encoding uncharacterized protein LOC125583298 — protein MGDPLPLRLALPELRYPIGSEPEKTISINQHSIVAYIKTVKEILGNDEFNRIRGTFLGPVIKLGERSLKLSAKIVHAVLTKSIKTVKRHESWFHFGAQPMRFSIREFHMVTGLKCSGEAREPREETERFKWDFLKGRTHTVKDVEKQLRNTREDASDERFCLAMLLLIESILLQKSLLDGGTTFTLDYVKIAQDMDVLMTYPWGRTAYNLLLKSLQRAVDKSLDKNNYDLQGFPMAFLIWILESVPLLQYAFSQVVPILSVQPSTPIFLCEKYLQIASPQLIDVLLIEIKDHLKVICILPPIPNDPEADVCMEDEANKDLDDMADLSKRGYKFKIRDWRNMSVDLYGANEQIRRASLLFGNGGMSQASSSYQEESLESKINRISEMVGDNLRIMNDRLCLIEKDRKQIKERVTKLEKLQRVTSYETPNNETDTTPFHETASRQGEANTDQADEQLNNEDTREPMNEITKETPGSPIAQQNIETPVLTPIQTQQETHELMNENISPNIQETHEQNKDVESRVQNTFEIGANVEISSQDDNTCHKWYPGNVLATYLVDGVEMVKVEYSAPSLDEKKRKRSVETRVSIDRIRPQPPPERPGAKKSYELMDDVEVFDNGAWCAGKVKVILFDGTCFVSLNNSTEQIHFNHSEMRKPRKWVDGVWKMTEKIEEEQTQSVNPSEGDGDKKGKAKAVASRREEANTT, from the exons ATGGGAGATCCATTACCATTAAGACTAGCACTGCCTGAGCTGAGATATCCGATTGGATCAGAGCCAGAGAAGACGATATCGATAAACCAACACTCGATAGTTGCTTATATCAAAACTGTTAAGGAAATTCTAGGAAATGATGAGTTCAACAGAATAAGAGGGACGTTTTTGGGACCGGTGATCAAGCTTGGAGAGAGGTCTTTGAAATTATCAGCTAAGATAGTGCACGCAGTTCTCACCAAAAGCATCAAGACAGTGAAGAGACACGAATCCTGGTTCCATTTTGGTGCTCAGCCAATGAGGTTCTCTATAAGAGAATTCCACATGGTGACTGGTTTGAAATGTAGTGGTGAAGCAAGAGAACCACGAGAGGAAACCGAGAGATTTAAGTGGGACTTTCTAAAAGGGCGTACTCATACAGTAAAGGATGTGGAGAAGCAGCtcagaaacacaagagaagatgcTTCTGATGAGAGATTCTGCCTTGCAATGCTCCTCCTGATTGAGAGCATACTACTACAGAAGAGCCTTCTCGACGGTGGCACAACTTTTACTTTGGATTATGTGAAAATAGCGCAGGATATGGATGTCTTGATGACATACCCATGGGGGAGAACAGCTTATAATTTGCTGTTAAAATCACTTCAGAGAGCTGTCGACAAAAGCCTCgacaaaaacaattatgattTGCAAGGATTCCCTATGGCATTTCTTATATGGATACTTGAGTCAGTACCTTTGCTACAGTATGCATTCAGTCAAGTGGTTCCTATTCTGAGCGTTCAACCGTCTACCCCAATATTTTTGTGTGAGAAGTACCTTCAAATAGCTTCTCCACAGCTGATAGATGTTCTCCTAATTGAAATCAAAGATCAT cTTAAGGTCATATGCATCCTACCTCCTATTCCTAATGATCCAGAAGCTGATGTTTGCATGGAAGACGAAGCTAATAAAGATCTGGATGACATGGCCGATTTATCCAAGAGAggttataagtttaaaattagaGATTGGCGAAACATGTCAGTAGACCTATACGGTGCTAATGAACAAATAAGAAGAGCATCTTTACTGTTTGGGAATGGAGGGATGagtcaagcttcttcttcgtatcagGAGGAGTCTTTGGAATCAAAGATCAACAGAATCAGCGAGATGGTGGGAGATAATTTAAGGATCATGAACGATCGTTTGTGTTTGATTGAAAAAGACAGGAAACAGATTAAAGAACGTGTGACAAAACTAGAGAAACTACAAAGAGTTACTTCAtatgaaactccaaacaatgag ACTGACACAACTCCATTTCATGAGACGGCTTCCAGACAAGGTGAAGCCAATACAGATCAAGCAGATGAACAACTTAACAATGAG GATACACGAGAGCCTATGAATGAGATCACGAAAGAGACACCTGGTTCTCCAATAGCTCAACAGAATATTGAGACTCCAGTCCTTACTCCAATTCAGACGCAACAG GAGACTCACGAGCTTATGAATGAGAACATTTCACCAAACATTCAGGAGACTCACGAGCAAAATAAg GATGTAGAAAGCAGAGTTCAAAATACCTTTGAGATCGGAGCAAATGTGGAGATTTCATCACAAGATGACAATACTTGTCATAAATGGTATCCAGGAAATGTGTTGGCAACATATTTGGTTGATGGGGTTGAGATGGTGAAAGTTGAGTACTCCGCACCGTCTCTGGacgaaaagaagaggaaaaggagtgTTGAGACACGTGTATCAATTGACAGAATACGTCCTCAACCACCACCTGAGAGACCTGGAGCGAAGAAAAGTTATGAGCTAATGGATGACGTAGAGGTGTTCGACAATGGTGCCTGGTGCGCTGGAAAAGTTAAAGTCATTTTGTTTGATGGCACGTGTTTTGTCTCTTTGAACAATTCTACTGAACAAATTCACTTCAACCATTCTGAGATgcgaaaaccaagaaaatgggTAGATGGTGTTTGGAAGATGACAGAAAAG ATAGAAGAAGAGCAGACGCAGAGTGTGAATCCAagtgaaggagatggtgataaaaag GGGAAGGCGAAGGCTGTCGctt CGAGAAGAGAAGAGGCCAATACGACCTAG